One genomic region from Augochlora pura isolate Apur16 chromosome 7, APUR_v2.2.1, whole genome shotgun sequence encodes:
- the Pxn gene encoding peroxidasin: MGRLVLLGAAVCCFVLPILQESAAKHQWIDARRECPRLCLCYTATVQCSSRKLSQVVRVPANTTVFDLRMNYISVIRPGIFHGLSELDRLLLNGNRIKYLWPKTFEGVPNLKVLNIGSNRLVSITPGAFIGLTKLRELYLEYNHLREIKKDTFNNLPALERLFLHNNMLHHLPADAFHNVGPMTRLRLDSNALVCDCNLVWLVQRLQNQPLQREALCESPEQMQGRSLMAMSPNDFHCTKPRIMSGPEDVRVRLGDTMTFSCEVIGDPTPEIMWMRDSNEVEIDGYRSIIQDNGSLVISGVTMQDTGEYECVARSEMGLTKSRKARAVITVPPSLRFAELPESQTVSVGANISFTCKVEEGLPTDRVQWWRDGQQLSVGGRIAIEDNGEVLRILAVEESDAARYVCRARNENGYAEASADLRVVDSAYGPPRLTYKPQDMEAEHGAIIEVPCRVEGVPKPAVVWKKDGTAVEGNRFKISRAGSLYLYNVTSADTGRYECSAVNDYGRATAQALVRVRQPETSDVLVIRAFKDAKEEIDRAINNTLISLFSGNASERVNPFRLARFPDAVGRAAARPAEIFERTLVNIRRMINSGVSANTTKEYHYEEFLTPEQVREIERLSDCTGHRRQRNCTNMCFHHRYRSVDGSCNNLRYPTWGSSYTGFRRVLQPIYENGFSTPVGWDKGRRYYGYPKPAARLVSTTLVTTQHVTSDDRITHMVMQWGQFLDHDLDHSLPSVSSESWDGIDCKKSCDNAAPCFPMEVPPRDPRINSRRCIDFIRTSAVCGSGMTSILWGSFSPREQLNQLTSYLDASQVYGYDDELARDLRNSMTDHGLLREGPAIPGHKPLLPYASGQFVDCRRNPLESSINCFVAGDIRANEQVGLLAMHTIWLREHNRIARKLREMNPHWNGEKLYQEARKVVGAEMQHITYSQWMPHVFGGTADELMGSYRGYDPNLDASISNVFATAALRFGHTLIQPRLERLDESFQSIPQGPLLLRDAFFAPWRLVEEGGVDPLMRGMFATAAKLKLPEENLNSELTEGLFYQAHAVALDLAAMNIQRGRDHALPGYLEWRRFCNMSYVETFEDLAGEIRNAKVRQKLRELYGHPGNIDVWVGGVLEDQLPNAKVGPLFRCLLLEQFKRTRNGDRFWYESPTVFKPEQLVQIKQTSLARILCDNGDKIDRVQPNVFLLPEADNKFVTCDELPYVDLSVWSDCCDGCEDHSNTISRFRRGATKYLAPQNKLANDLMKHDAGARIGYLEGMIEETEKESKKLATLAESLFHKIEELRSLLDDVKNAKIK, from the exons ATGGGGCGACTGGTGCTGCTCGGTGCAGCTGTCTGCTGCTTCGTCCTGCCGATCCTGCAGGAGTCGGCAGCGAAACACCAGTGGATCGACGCCAGGAGAGAATGTCCTCGTTTGTGCTTGTGCTACACGGCCACGGTGCAGTGCTCGTCTCGGAAGCTGAGCCAGGTAGTGCGGGTACCGGCCAACACGACTGTCTT TGACCTGCGGATGAACTACATCTCTGTGATCCGTCCAGGCATCTTCCACGGCTTGTCAGAACTGGACAGACTCTTGTTGAACGGCAACCGCATCAAATACCTATGGCCGAAAACGTTCGAGGGTGTGCCGAACTTAAAGGTGCTCAACATCGGTAGCAACCGTTTGGTGAGCATAACGCCGGGCGCGTTCATCGGTCTGACGAAACTGAGAGAACTGTATCTGGAGTACAACCACCTGAGGGAGATCAAGAAGGATACGTTCAACAATCTGCCAGCTCTGGAACGGCTGTTCCTCCATAACAACATGCTCCATCATCTGCCTGCTGACGCGTTTCACAACGTCGGCCCGATGACGAGACTCCGTCTGGACAGTAACGCATTGGTCTGCGACTGTAATCTCGTCTGGCTGGTGCAACGACTGCAGAATCAGCCTCTGCAGAGAGAAGCGTTGTGCGAGTCGCCGGAACAGATGCAGGGTCGTTCGTTGATGGCGATGTCGCCcaacgattttcattgca CCAAGCCACGCATCATGAGCGGGCCGGAGGACGTCAGGGTGCGACTCGGAGACACGATGACGTTCAGCTGCGAGGTGATAGGCGACCCTACACCGGAGATCATGTGGATGCGGGACTCGAACGAGGTGGAGATCGACGGTTACCGCAGCATAATCCAGGACAACGGCAGCCTAGTGATCTCCGGCGTGACCATGCAGGACACCGGCGAGTACGAATGCGTGGCGAGAAGCGAGATGGGCTTGACGAAGTCGCGGAAAGCTAGAGCCGTGATCACCGTGCCGCCGTCGCTGAGGTTCGCCGAACTGCCCGAGTCGCAGACGGTGTCGGTCGGCGCGAACATTTCTTTCACCTGCAAGGTGGAGGAGGGTCTGCCCACGGATAGGGTTCAATGGTGGCGTGACGGACAGCAGCTGAGCGTGGGCGGCCGGATCGCTATCGAGGACAACGGGGAGGTGTTGCGCATACTAGCCGTTGAAGAATCCGACGCGGCGAGATACGTTTGTCGCGCTAGGAATGAAAACGGTTACGCCGAGGCCAGCGCCGATTTGAGGGTCGTCGACTCGGCCTACGGGCCGCCCAGGCTCACCTACAAGCCGCAGGACATGGAGGCAGAACACGGCGCCATCATAGAGGTCCCGTGCAGGGTCGAAGGCGTCCCGAAACCGGCGGTAGTGTGGAAGAAAGATGGAACCGCCGTTGAAGGGAACAGGTTCAAGATATCGCGAGCTGGGAGCTTGTACCTTTATAACGTCACTTCGGCGGACACTGGCag GTACGAGTGTTCAGCAGTAAACGACTACGGTCGTGCAACAGCCCAAGCTCTGGTTCGCGTTCGCCAACCTGAAACGTCGGACGTACTGGTGATAAGAGCGTTCAAAGACGCGAAGGAGGAGATCGATCGTGCGATCAACAACACGCTGATAAGTCTCTTCAGCGGTAACGCATCCGAACGTGTGAACCCGTTCCGTTTGGCACGGTTTCCGGACGCGGTTGGTCGCGCCGCTGCTAGACCAGCTGAAATCTTCGAGCGGACGCTCGTAAATATCAGACGGATGATCAACTCTGGTGTCAGCGCGAACACTACCAAGGAATATCACTACGAGGAATTTTTGACACCCGAGCAG GtgagagaaatcgagagacTGTCCGACTGCACCGGTCACAGGCGCCAGCGAAATTGCACCAACATGTGCTTCCACCACAGGTACCGCAGCGTGGACGGCAGCTGCAATAATCTGCGGTATCCTACTTGGGGCTCGTCCTACACCGGTTTCCGCAGAGTTCTGCAACCGATTTATGAGAACGGTTTCTCGACGCCGGTCGGATGGGATAAAGGTCGTCGTTATTATGGGTATCCGAAGCCGGCGGCGAGGCTCGTCTCGACTACGTTGGTGACAACGCAGCATGTCACCTCCGACGATAGGATCACGCACATGGTGATGCAATGGGGCCAGTTTTTGGACCACGACTTGGACCACTCTCTCCCATCGGTCTCCAGCGAGTCTTGGGACGGTATCGACTGCAAGAAGTCCTGCGACAATGCCGCGCCCTGCTTCCCCATGGAAGTTCCTCCGAGAGATCCTCGAATAAACAGTAGAAGATGCATAGACTTTATCAGGACCAGCGCAGTTTGCGGTTCCGGGATGACGAGTATATTGTGGGGCAGCTTTTCACCTAGAGAACAGTTAAATCAGCTGACCAGCTACCTGGATGCTTCTCAGGTGTACGGCTACGATGATGAATTAGCTAGAGATCTGCGGAATTCCATGACAGACCATGGCCTGCTACGCGAAGGTCCTGCCATTCCTGGTCACAAACCTCTTCTGCCATACGCCTCTGGTCAGTTTGTTGATTGCAGGAGAAATCCTCTTGAAAGTTCGATCAATTGCTTCGTGGCCGGGGACATCCGAGCAAACGAGCAAGTGGGTCTGCTTGCTATGCACACGATCTGGCTGAGGGAGCACAACCGCATCGCTCGTAAGCTTCGGGAGATGAATCCTCACTGGAACGGGGAGAAGCTGTACCAAGAAGCCAGGAAGGTCGTCGGTGCCGAGATGCAACACATCACCTACTCACAATGGATGCCACACGTCTTTGGTGGTACAGCCGATGAACTTATGGGCTCTTATCGAGGGTACGACCCTAACTTGGATGCCAGTATATCCAACGTGTTTGCCACTGCGGCTCTGAGGTTCGGACATACCCTTATCCAACCACGACTGGAACGTCTCGACGAATCCTTCCAGTCGATTCCACAGGGTCCTCTTCTTCTACGAGATGCTTTCTTCGCGCCATGGAGACTAGTGGAAGAAGGCGGTGTCGATCCTTTGATGAGAGGCATGTTCGCCACCGCTGCCAAGTTGAAGCTGCCCGAGGAGAACTTGAATTCAGAACTGACGGAAGGGTTGTTCTATCAAGCTCACGCGGTTGCTTTAGATCTCGCTGCGATGAACATCCAACGCGGCAGAGACCATGCTCTTCCAGGATACTTGGAATGGAGACGATTCTGCAACATGTCCTATGTGGAGACTTTCGAGGACCTGGCCGGGGAAATACGGAACGCTAAAGTTCGACAGAAGTTGAGGGAGTTGTACGGCCATCCCGGAAACATAGATGTTTGGGTAGGCGGTGTTTTGGAGGATCAACTGCCCAATGCCAAGGTGGGACCACTGTTCCGGTGTCTATTGCTGGAGCAGTTCAAGCGGACCAGAAACGGAGACAGATTCTGGTATGAAAGCCCAACTGTCTTCAAGCCGGAGCAACTGGTGCAAATTAAGCAGACCAGCTTGGCCAGGATCCTCTGCGATAATGGTGACAAAATCGACCGAGTACAACCCAACGTGTTCCTCTTGCCTGAGGCTGACAATAAATTCGTAACCTGCGACGAACTGCCATATGTGGATCTAAGCGTCTGGTCCGATTGCTGTGACGGTTGCGAGGATCATAGCAACACGATTTCACGTTTCCGGCGCGGTGCGACTAAATACTTAGCCCCGCAAAATAAATTAGCCAACGATCTGATGAAGCATGATGCTGGTGCGAGGATTGGGTATTTGGAAGGCATGATTGAGGAGACCGAAAAGGAATCTAAGAAACTCGCAACACTAGCCGAATCGCTGTTTCATAAGATAGAAGAATTGAGGTCCCTCTTAGACGACGTaaaaaatgctaaaataaaatga
- the LOC144472473 gene encoding acyl-coenzyme A thioesterase 13 gives MSRGIELIKAVLKNVSKSSGYGQCIKKLEIISAGNGECKAKFVVSEEHLNMGGTMHGGFTSTIIDCVSTYALMTYKECPPGVSVDLIVTFMKPALPGETVVVDAKTVRAGKTLAFLAVDVTKNDGKDMVAHGRHTKFIGA, from the exons atgtctCGTggtattgaattaattaaagcagTTTTAAAGAATGTAAGTAAATCATCTGGCTATGGACAATGTATAAAGAAG TTAGAAATAATCTCAGCAGGAAATGGTGAGTGTAAAGCAAAATTTGTTGTTTCTGAAGAACATTTGAATATGGGTGGCACAATGCATGGTGGTTTTACAAGCACAATTATTGATTGTGTATCCACTTATGCTCTAATGACATACAAAGAGTGTCCACCAGGAGTTTCAGTGGATCTTATTGTCAC ATTTATGAAACCTGCTCTACCTGGTGAAACAGTTGTTGTTGATGCTAAAACTGTACGAGCTGGAAAAACATTAGCTTTTCTTGCAGTAGATGTTACCAAAAATGATGGAAAGGATATGGTTGCTCATGGGCGtcacacaaaatttattgGTGCTTGA
- the Mvd gene encoding mevalonate diphosphate decarboxylase translates to MSTVTCIAPVNIAVIKYWGKRDETLILPANDSISATLDTDQLCAKTTVMVSPRFKEDCIWLNGKEENIENPRLQSCLAEIRKRAGASSNIGKWKIHICSENNFPTAAGLASSAAGYACLVAALAKLYEVEGDISSIARVGSGSACRSVLGGFVRWHMGSDPNGTDSIAKQIVPASYWPEMRVLILVVNAAQKKVSSAVGMKRGMETSELLRYRVKHIVPTVANQMQEAIIGKDFKTFAKLTMKDSNNMHAAVLDTYPPCVYLDDTSHAVIDLIHSYNNAFNDTKVAYTYDAGPNATLYLLEKDVPEVMGVIDYFFPPLQENLVEYRKGLPIETVKPSQNLLDKINIQKHEPGCFKYIIYTRVGDGPKYLKNPKDHLLNNQGLPIHHV, encoded by the exons ATGAGTACCGTTACCTGTATTGCGCCTGTTAATATtgctgtaataaaatatt GGGGCAAAAGAGATGAAACATTGATATTACCAGCAAATGATTCTATAAGTGCTACCTTAGATACAGATCAG ttatGTGCAAAGACCACTGTAATGGTCAGTCCTCGGTTTAAAGAAGATTGTATATGGTTAAATGGAAA GGAAGAAAACATAGAGAATCCCAGATTACAATCCTGTTTAGCAGAGA ttaGGAAACGTGCAGGAGCTTCCAGTAATAtaggaaaatggaaaattcatATTTGCTCAGAGAATAATTTCCCAACTGCAGCTGGTTTAGCTTCTAGTGCAGCTGGCTATGCTTGTTTGGTAGCAGCACTAGCTAAGCTGTATGAAGTGGag GGTGACATTAGCTCAATTGCTCGTGTTGGCTCTGGATCAGCATGTCGTAGTGTTTTAGGAGGTTTTGTCAGATGGCATATGGGTTCTGATCCAAATGGAACTGATAGTATAGCAAAACAAATTGTGCCTGCCTCTTACTGGCCAGAAATGAGAGTATTGATATTAGTT GTAAATGCTGCACAGAAAAAAGTTTCTAGTGCAGTTGGAATGAAACGAGGCATGGAAACATCAGAGCTATTGAGATACAGAGTAAAACACATTGTACCAACAGTAGCAAATCAAATGCAAGAAGCAATAATAGGAAAGGATTTTAAAACTTTTGCCAAACTCACTATGAAGGATTCTAATAATATGCATGCAGCAGTTTTGGATACATATCCGCCGTGTGTTTATTTGGATGATACTTCACATGCAGTTATTGATTTAATTCATTCTTATAATAATGCTTTTAATGATACAAAG GTTGCATATACATATGATGCAGGACCGAATGCTACATTGTATCTTTTAGAAAAAGATGTTCCAGAAGTTATGGGTGTAATAGATTATTTCTTTCCACCATTACAGGAAAATTTAGTTGAATATAGAAAGGGATTGCCTATTGAAACAGTTAAACCTTCACAG aatttattagataagATAAACATTCAAAAGCATGAACCTGGatgttttaaatacattatttatacacgAGTAGGTGATGGACCTAAGTATCTGAAGAATCCCAAAGATCATTTGTTGAACAATCAAGGCTTACCGATCCATCATGTATag